In the genome of Zonotrichia albicollis isolate bZonAlb1 chromosome 7, bZonAlb1.hap1, whole genome shotgun sequence, the window CTCTAGCATTTCTCTGGATGAGAAAAATTGATCAGTTTTTCTCCCTGGTGGCTGGGTTTAGTAAAATGCCAAATGACATCAGTAGCAAAGGTAAATCAGATTTCTAGAGTGCACACTCGCACCAGTCAAAGGGTTAATAGTAAAAGACAATTTGTTTTGTGAGAATGATTAACCTGACAGCAGTCTCTTTAAAAGAAATCAATGTCTTCATCTGGGCCAGCTAAGGGCTCCTGGGTGGGGAGGCAATTGCTCTCCCCTTTACCAGGGgtggagagagccccagggccccagctctcccttccctttgcgCAGGACCCAAGACACGCACCCCCCGCGTTTTGCACTGCAAGGCTTTGGCTGTGCTGACCCCACCCTGCAGATCAGCAATCTCTTACAGATGGCCTGCTGGCACAGCAAGCCTTCTGCAGAGCCTCACCTGTACTCCCTCTCCTGAAAGAGCTGAACAAGACTGGATCTGCCAGACTCTGTCCCGGATTGTGTGCAGGTTCAGTCCCTCGGCAATCTCCGAAGCAGGGGCAGCCGTCAGCAAATCCTGCTTGTTGGCAAATATGAGCACGGGGACTCCACTAAGCTTCTCTTCATCCAAAAGCTCAGCCAGCTCCTGTATCATTTACAAGGGAGTGGGGTGGGGGGAAGATggtgagagggaagggaagaaaatcttCAACCACCAATGCTTGTCTCTAATTAGAAATATATTTAGGGCAAATGCTAGAAGAGTGTGCTCCAGTGAAACCTAGATCTTATTATAAGACAGCAAAAATGTATACAATCATCTCTGCCCAAGGTTCAAAAGCTATTTCTTCCAATTGCAGGttagaaaaatcttaattttgGTCTGAAATTAGCAGTTGCCTTAAAGGCTACAACTCCATGTTTTACCAGTCTCTGATCCCAGGAGACCAAAACTGATGAAACAGCAAAAAACAACAAGTACATTGGCAGTATGAGGAATCTGTCTTAAGTTATTGCCTGACTGACCTGATTTGTACCTGAGCAACCACTCACACTGGCCCTGGTATCTTTGCTCACCGTGAGTTTCAAGGGGTTGTTCGAAGTTTTAATCACTACAATTTAAATAGAAGAGGACTTCCCAACCCCCACCTCCTCCCCAAAATGAAAATCTCCCTCCCACAGGAAAGTGCTGATAATTTTGAAGGCATTGATTAGCCGAAGACAAGCTAGATGAGCCTTAATAGTTGAATTTTGGCTCCATATGCACAGCACACATTGGATGGCATCTTAAAAAATGGGTTTGTTCACTCAAAACTGGTTGActcaaaaagatttttttactaGCTCAAATCTGAATCTGCAGTGGATCAATGGTGGCAGAAATACTTCATGTCTAGGTTGTGCAATGGTCTCATGTGAAAACAGCACTCAGTCTCAAGTCGCTTCCCTATGGGAACATATGACAAACTCAGCAGAACATGAACCTGTAGGGACTGCTGGCATTGCAGACAGATGAGTATAGGAGATTTTTGTGGCCTCCTTATTTAGCTGGAAAGGTCTCATGCTCTCAGATAACATTCTAACATCTTTTATCCACTGAATAGAAACTTCGGGATTAAACAAGTGCAGTCAGGGAGATGCTAAACTGCAGTGGAAATACAACTCCATCCCCCCCAAAAGCAATGTTTGGCTTGGAGGCCAGGATGAGAGGATGGAGTTATAAACAGAACTGGCTGGGAAATTTTCAACAAAATAGGTCTTTCATCTGACATGGCTGATTTATTGAAACCAAAAGTGTTTGCGGAAATATGAGGAGGGGTTTAGGCTGGCTCCGCCTGACTCGGGCAAGTGATCTaagctgctgcttcctttctatCTCTTTTGCCCAATGAATATTTAATTACCGATCTAAAATGAAATAGCTCCAGCAGGGGAAAGATTCCCCCACTCCTAGAACAACCAACAGTTCTGCTGTTGGGGTATGTCCATGAGACTTGAGAGGCAAAAGATCAAGTATCTCCTTCAAATCAGGCAGAACAGAAGGCTTTAATCTACATCTCCCATTTCTGTGGGGTAAATCTATTGCTAGCTATTTTGGGACACTGTCACTTTCAGAACTTTACACAATAAAGTTTAAGTCCTATTTTTGTTCCAACCTAAAACAAAAAATGTTACAAAACATCAGAACTTTGTAAAACGGAAATCTTATTTTCTGGCCAGTATTAGTTAGATAGTTCTTAGCTTTTTTACAATTACATCCAAAAGACAATCAAGTCAATATGATTTCCATTTCAGCTTCGTAAATAAGAAAATAGGATTCCTCAGGGTCTTGGTTTGGCAAGGTTTAAAGGACTTAGAGAAGTTTGTGCTTTCAGTATTAGGCTCCATTTGCTATTATTGTATAACTTTAATGAACACTGTTCTATTTAAACAGAATTAGGCTACCTATTTTCCTTGTTTCACATCTACCAAAATAATCTGTATTGATGTTGAAAGGCAAGTCTCTTGAAATGCAAATTTCCTTCATAAACAACAAAATCTTCTTCCTAACTTTTGTGAGCAAGGGGCACTCAGAAGCACTGAGTTACTTCAAAGGAAGCTGGGCTTAAGTAACTTACCTGACCTGTTTCTTCAAACCTCTTCCTATCTGCACTGTCAATGACATAGatctgaaaaaagaaattacaggaAAAGTTACTCTTCCCAGAAGACACTCTTCCACAGCAGCATGTGCTTAAGTGAATTTACACTTTTGGGCACAAAGATCCTTGCTATTATTTGCAGCAAATGTTGACAAAACTTCATGATGTTCTGAAAGGAGAGGAACCACCTCTTTTAATGCCAGAGGAGTGGACAACCATGTGGGTAGAATCAGAAAGGAGCTGGCAGAAGTACTGGGATGCTGTCACAATCACCACAGCATATATTATCTGAAGAAAACAGGAGATTGCTGGTATTGTTTCAAACTTATTGTTACAAGCTGAAGCTGACCATAGGAGGGTAAAACCTGGGGAGCCAGACATGGCCTTTCACCCCAGCAAAGTATACAAACACTGGCCTGGTGTGACTGTGCCGTGCTGCTCTCTAGCATCACCTCCTCAATAAGCCACCAAGGCACACAAAGGCACTCAGGGGACACATGAATGTGTTGGGGACATTGAGTTTGTCTCCATCAGGCAATCCTACTGTAGCCTCTTGGAGAGGGTGGTTGGGTATGAAGGCTGGATTCAGCCTGCAAGACTCCATCCTCAGTTGCCATCTAAAAAAATGGGGAACCTCAGTACAACATGCAGGCAAGAATAGACTGGTATCCCTTTTTTCTTGCTTGATACATGAAGGTTTTTGAAGAAGGATGCTGGGATAGCAGACAGGGATGGGACTGGTGACAAACACTGAGCATTTTGCTTCCAGTTGCTGCCATTCCCCATCAGTAGTGATTGAAGCAGCTAGCATGTCATCTGCATGCACTTTGGTGGCTTACAGGGAGCAAGTGTCAGCCTGGTTTTCAGGGAATAGATGAgcacagcaccctgccatcaagATAAATGGCAGCCTTGCAGGCAGTCTCAGCATAAGACTCCATGCTTCTAGGATGATTTCGATCAAATAGTAGGAGGAGGGAAGATCTCTAGCAGCAATATCTATTAAACTATAGGCACTCTCTTAATGAGCAGCATTTGAGTTGTTTGAAATGGGACcaaacacgcagcaggaaaaTCTGTATGCGAGGCCTGAGGAGGTAACCCAGCAACCTCCCAGCCGCTGTGCAGATCACTGGGGGCTGATGTGCACTGACAGGAGCTGGGGGCCGCGGCAGGGCTGGACGCAGCTGTGTGGGGATGCGTCAGCAGAGCACGCACCCGCTGCCACGTGATGGGGACCAGCCCGTGGGCACGGCACAcgggcctctccctgcagtGTGATCCCCAGCACGTGCACTAAACTGCATCAGATACACACGGCCTCCCCACCCCTACCAGGCATCCACCCCTGTGCATCCCATGTAGGGTAGGAAACACAGAGCAAAAGAAAGGCagaagctgcagggctggcagttgTGTTCTGGGGTGAGACTGGATTGTCATCTGTCTCTGGCCATCTCTGGGGAAGTCCACAACACATGAATGCAATGGTAGAGTGCTGCTTGTGAGCTGAAAGGCAGCACCTTCCATACTGCAGTGCTTCTCTAACTGGGAAGGAATGGCTCTGGGTCCCATCCAGCCAGGCTTTCCCCTGCACTACTCATTCCTCACTAGGGAGCTGTTTTGCAAGATGAGAACTAGATACAACAGTGCTTGGGGCAAAAGCCACaaaagcacagcacagagaaagCAAAGTATGTGCCGAGTGCCTACTTCCAAACCAGCAAGCACTGTGCCAAATAGCTGCAGGTGCCTGTCTGAATATGCAATCAGCCAGATATCCACACCTTATTTGCCTGCGTTAAGCTTCCAAATATCACAGGTGTGTGATGCAAGACCAAGCTCTCATTCAAAGGCACCTGCATGGATTTGAATTTGTAATTACTTCCTGCTTTTTAATACTCTTTAGAGGGTCCTTTCTGTTTTATGCAATGCAGTTTAGGGGAAGCGGGAAGCAGGGGGTCCTGGGAACTGTAGTGTATCTCATGTCCAACCTCCTTTTATGGCCAAGGCCACACAAGAGCTGTTTTTGCCTGTGGGGCTTGGTAACATAGTTTACCAATTGGAACACCATGCTGGAGAATGGAGATTTGAGAAAGAAATTCCTGTAAAGCTGGGTACCTCCTTTGAGAAACAAGCCAAAACACAGCCTGGAATAAATGGGTTGGGCAGAAATTGCAAGTGGTGGGACTAGATGAAGAAATAGCACGAGGATAAATTGGCCCAATTTATAAATGCACAATCTGCACCAGGTTTGTCAGAGGGTAAAATTACTGGTTAAAACAGGGGTAAGGACTGGCAGAAGACAGAGGAAGCCATCAGCATACACGTGATCCCAGTTTTGGTGTGTATTGAATAGCAAAGCACTGCCCCAACATGCCAACATCTCCCAGTTTGGGACTGGGAGTCAGCATGAAGTGCAGCTAGGGGAACTCAAGTCCATTGGTGCACCAGCTATTTCTCTGAATTCACACTGCTGCTTCCCCCAAACTGATTCTGCTTCTATCCACCCATTTTCTTAGTCAtatgaagagattttttttctgtacattGCTTTAACTGGGGtgagagaggggcagggaaaacAACTGCTTTCATCTCCTTCAGTCTTCAAATTCACTTTTATTTCTGCACCTCCCATGCAGCACACACTAGGAAGGGGGGAAGGCAACAGACCAGTGTAGTTTATTGTCTTTGCCAGCAGAGTCTTCCAGATACTGTTTTGTGGCTGCACAGCCTCTGCATCCTGAGCACCTGCCCCAGCAGGCAGAGATCCcaatgctgctgctttgcaggGCTGACCTTGATCTGCACACTTATTGCCTCCCCACCACCCACAGCACTAGAGCCTGAGCTCAGTGGGCACAGTCACCTCACAGCCACACCATCTCTGTCCTCAACAGCCACAGAGGAGCACAGTGTGCATCCCGCTCATTTCTCAAACCCAGATCATACCCCATGAAAAATCTCACAGCTCCTCTTTGCAAAAGTAATCAGCTGGGTTTTTGCAGTGGTGGCTGTTCCTGAACTTTAGATTCCAAATTAAGGCTCAAAAACGAAGATTGGCAAAAGAAAGTATCAAGGGTTTACTAGTCACATTTAAGTAATAGCTTCATTTGGACAATGTTTTCTAagcctgcaggcacagccaggccttTCAGCAACTGGACACAAGCCTTGGTGAACAGAGTCCTATTCCAAGTTGCACTAATCCTTCCATGCAAGTGCACTGAAGCTTCTGACACATTACTGAGTATATGTGTGACAGGAGGGAGGAATGGTGTCCTTCTGAGAGAGCTTCCTACCTTCCCATGGGAGTATGCAGACCTTGGTCTTTCCCTGTTCCCACAGGCAATAGTGCTTGGGGCAGAAAGAAGCCTGCAGCCCCCAGTCTGCCTTCATCCTGGCATATGTGACTGCATGCTAGAGGTGATCTTTGAAACTAGCCAAGACAGCACCTGGAGGGTCCCAGGGCAATGTgctctggcatggaaaaacaaaGGTCCTGCACAGTAAATGTAATTGTGGTCATCTGTAGCTAATTGTAAGGTAATTACAGCTAAGTTGCCAAAACCATTAAAAGACAGCCTTacaattaaagaagaaaaagaaaagacaaggGGTCTCTCTGTGTCTCTCACTCAGAAGCTTTCCTATCTGATGCCAGACAAAGCATTTAATTCttatgcctcagtttccctacCTATAAAACAAGGCACCATACTGACCTACCTCTACACATAATGTTTAAGTCACTAATGCCCACGACAGGGCTTCAGAGTCTCCAGTGAAAGGAGCTATAGATGGGTAAAGTATATGCTATTAATGTTCTTTCATTTGAAAGAGACTGAGATGAGAGGAAAGGAACTGGCTATAAACAGCACCATCCTGTGAAAGTAAAAACATGCAACTGAATGATTTCTGCAAACATAACTGTATTTTTCTTACTGCACTCAACCAATCTTGCCATTTAGCTCAGAATAACTCCTGTTACAATGGCAATGGTGTTACTGAGGGCTGGGACATTACATTACTTGTTTCTGAATTTCTGGCTGAGACCTTGGAAAGCCATTGCATGAACACAGCATTCAGCTGCAGCCAATACTCACAAGGATATCAGTGTTTTCAAAATAGTTCCTCCAGTATGGTCTGATCTTCCTCTGTCCGCCTATGTCCCATACGTTCAGTTTGAAGCCTTGAGACTGTACACTTTTGATGTTGAAGCCCTGGAAAGAGCAGAAACAAAGCCACACAGAGCATAAACCTCAATGGCTGGAGCATATTTGTAGCCAGACATCAACACCTTATATATCCCATGCCTGCAATGTGCATTGAGATGGGCTGGGGAGCCACAAAGATGGATCAGCTGTGGGACAGGCACCAGCAAAAGCAGCTGCTAAACCATCAGTTTGTCAGTGCTCTTGGGTCAAGGGTTGATGCTGTCATGCCTATGGAGACATATGATGCAGTTAGTGCCCTAAGAGAGCTCAGCAGGGTGGGTGCAGGAAGAGGTGGGAGAGCTGCAGATAAGGAGAAAACAAGGGCACTGTGAGAAGCAAGATTGAGCTTGTGAAAGCTGAGTAGACAGTCACAACTAATATGAAGCCAGAGGTCTCAGCTCAATTCGACACGACACAGCTAATGCTGGGCTTAAAAGAGCAACAGCTGCACGTCTGAAGGGTCCATTTCATCAATTAGAGCACCAACTGAAAGTGCATTCAAGTAGAAAAACAGGATGTGGTGTGGGCTGGCAACACACTGCCACACCACCCAGGGGACCAAGGCTTGGAATtagggtgccagggctgggagctttGGGAGGCAGCTACAGGGTGGGGGGAA includes:
- the ARL3 gene encoding ADP-ribosylation factor-like protein 3 — encoded protein: MGLLSILRKLKSTPDQEVRILLLGLDNAGKTTLLKQLASEDISHITPTQGFNIKSVQSQGFKLNVWDIGGQRKIRPYWRNYFENTDILIYVIDSADRKRFEETGQELAELLDEEKLSGVPVLIFANKQDLLTAAPASEIAEGLNLHTIRDRVWQIQSCSALSGEGVQDGMNWVCKNVSTKKK